The stretch of DNA AACCCGCGCTTCCGGTTGTCATCGTGTCTGCCACAGACGATGCGGCAACCATTCACCACGCAGTGCAACTGGGTGCTTCCGGGTTTATCTCCAAGTCGGCAGGCATGGAAACAATCAGCGACGCCGTGCGTGCCGTGCTGGCGGGTGATATCTGGATACCTGCAGATGTTGACGTCGATCATCCGCGCGACCCGGAGATAGAGGCATTGATTGGGCGGCTGAGAACACTGACGCCGCAGCAGACCCGCGTTCTGACCATGCTGGCGGAGGGCCTTCTCAACAAGCAGATCGCCTATGAGCTCCATGTGTCGGAGGCAACCGTCAAGGCGCATGTGTCTGCTGTTTTGCAGAAACTCAGCGTCGATAGTCGTACGCAGGCGGTAATCATGCTGTCGCGTATCGGTAGCGAGGCATTTGCGGACTAGTGTGGTGGATTTGAAGTTCCTATCATTGCCATGGCATCCTCGTTTAGGAACTTCAAATCCGTAAACCACACTAGATTCAATAATTTGAGAGTGTGGCTTTGAATCTGAAATTCGATCAAAGCCCTGCTCCAAAGTGATCCGAATTTCAGATTTGCCACACTCGTTCGGAACTTATTCATCGGCTGCCGCATGACTGTGATACACGTGCGAGAGCAGAGAGCGCAAGGCGGCGGGCCGGAGCGGTTTGTTCAGAAGCGTGATGCCTTCTTCTGTAGCACGCAGCCGGACCTCTTTGGAACGATCGGCGGTCAGCAGGATGGCGGGGATTTCGCTGCCAAAATGTTCACGCGCAAAGCCGACCATGTCGAGACCGTTTTCGTGAACGAGATGATAGTCGGCGATAATCACATCGGGCGGCGTTGTGCGGCTGGCGCAGAAGTGTTTTAGCGCCGCGCCGTTTTGCAATGTGGCGACATGACAGCCCCAGCCGCTGAGAAGCGTCTGCATACCGGTGAGAATATTGGCGTCATTGTCGATGCAGAGCACATCAAGCCCTGTCAGTTCCAGTGCTGGCTGAAGTCCACGCCGGTTTGTTAATTTCTCCGTAGCCACTGTTTCAAAGCTTGGTGTCATGCTGAGCGTAAAGCTGGTGCCCTTGCCCGGAACCGAGGCTACGGACAGCGGAAACGATAAAAGCCGCGCAATACGATCAACAATGGAAAGCCCCAGCCCCAACCCCTCCGCCTCGCGTATTCCTTCATCGAGGCGGGTGAATTCACGGAAAACCAGTTTCAGCTTGTTCTTTGGAATACCGATCCCGGTATCGATAACCTGTAGATCGATATGATCGCCGCGCCTGCGCACGCCGAGCAGAATGCCGCCGTTGCGGCTATACTTGATCGAATTTGAAACCAGATTCTGGATCAGGCGGCGCAGCATGTTGCGGTCCGTCCTGACGACCACACGGGATGGCACCACGCGCAATTCAAGCCCTTTCTTGCGCGCAAGTGGGGTGAAATCAGTGGTGATCTGGTTCATGAGCTTATCAAGGCGAAACACCGATATGTCGGGTTTGAGCGAACTGGTGTCGAGGCGGGAAATATCGAGAACCATGCCCAAAATCGCCTCTACCGCTTCAAGGGACGAATCGATATTGCGCGTGAATTCGCTCATCTGGGAAGCTCCAAGCTTTTCAGACAATGCGGTTGAGTAAAGCCTCGCCGCATTAAGCGGTTGCAGGATGTCGTGACCGGCGGCAGCAAGAAAGCGCGTCTTGCCGAGATTGGCTTCTTCGGCATCCGCACGCGCCTTTGCCAGTTCCTGATTGACATGGGTGAGTTCGGCGGTGCGATCGGCCACGCG from Brucella sp. BE17 encodes:
- a CDS encoding response regulator transcription factor, with translation MHFIIADDHPLFRGALRQALSGQAGDVEIVEVGDFDSVKKLVAERDDIDLLLLDLTMPGGTGLSGLVALKALQPALPVVIVSATDDAATIHHAVQLGASGFISKSAGMETISDAVRAVLAGDIWIPADVDVDHPRDPEIEALIGRLRTLTPQQTRVLTMLAEGLLNKQIAYELHVSEATVKAHVSAVLQKLSVDSRTQAVIMLSRIGSEAFAD